A genomic window from Paenibacillus sp. FSL K6-0276 includes:
- the rpmG gene encoding 50S ribosomal protein L33: MRVIITLACTSCKQRNYATTKNKRNHPDRMEMKKFCKYCNSQTPHRETR, from the coding sequence ATGCGGGTAATTATCACTTTGGCTTGTACAAGTTGCAAACAAAGAAACTATGCGACTACCAAAAACAAGCGAAATCACCCCGACCGCATGGAGATGAAGAAATTTTGCAAGTATTGTAACTCGCAAACTCCTCATCGCGAAACCAGATAG
- the secE gene encoding preprotein translocase subunit SecE, with protein sequence MKRSFKSMFSFFTESWSELKKVRWPSRKELTNYTLIVLGTIVVVAIYFWVLDIGISAVIEAII encoded by the coding sequence ATGAAACGTAGTTTCAAGTCTATGTTTTCCTTTTTCACTGAGAGCTGGAGTGAACTCAAAAAAGTTCGCTGGCCAAGTCGTAAAGAATTGACCAACTATACATTGATCGTTCTCGGTACAATTGTAGTTGTCGCTATTTACTTCTGGGTTCTGGACATCGGTATTTCCGCTGTGATTGAAGCGATTATTTAG